In the genome of Methylosinus sp. C49, the window TTGATGCTGAACCGAAACACATTCCCGAGCTCGAGCGCTTCCGGTTGCAATTGAACGTCAACAATCTGCTCGACAGGCGGCACATCGTCTGCACTGCGACGACGAATTGCCAATGGGGCGCGGAGCGCTCGATCATCGGGACGTTGTTCTATCGTTGGTGAACGTGGCGCCGCGATCGAAGCACGCCCAACGATCATCCGGTCCCCGGGCGAGACACCGAAGGTGGTGGAATTTCTTTGAACGCGAGTTCTACGACGCTCGATCGTTCAGGCGCCGTCTCACTTTGGTGGTCGTTCGCATATTGAATTGGGTTGAGGTCGGGAATTACCGCGCCACCGTGGGTCACGCGATCTTTTCCAACAGCGATCGAGAAGGGCCGCCTTCATTATTCGAAGACAGCGTCGTGCATATATTCTTAAGATTGCGTTCGACGGCGCGCGAGCCGGCGAGTTCAGGAAAGATATCGATATGCCGAAGCGTCCCGCGGCGAGCTTGTCTCGCCGAGCGCCACGCGACATCTCGGCGTGCGAACTCGCCCTCTTGGAACGCCCTGAAGGCGGCCGAGGCGCCGGCTCGGCGTTTCTCGCCGAGCCGGAATTGCGTTTCGATCAACCGAGGAACTTCGCCCGATTGTCGGCGGCGTAGACAGCGAGGCTGCGGGCGGGCTTGCCCGTCAGCTCTTGGACGTCGTCGGTGACGGCGGCGGTCCATCCTTTCCGCGCCATGGCGAACAGATCGGCGAGATGCGCAGCGTAATCCTCCGGCATGCCGGCGCCGGTGAGAATCGCGATGAACTGCGTGTCCGAGACCGGATCATATTCGACCGGCCTGCCGATCGCCTTCGCCAGAATTGCCGCAGCCTCGGCGTAGCCGAGCGCCTCGGGGCCGGTGAGCGTGAATCCCCGCCCGTCGAATCTCGAGGAGGTCAACGCCGCAAAGGCGCTATCGGCGATATCGCGTGTGTCGACGAAGGACGATTTGCTGTCCCCCGCAGGCACGGCGACGATTCCATGACGAATGGCGGGGAGCCAGAAGGTGTGGAAATTGTCCGAGAACCAATTGGGGCGGAGGATGGTGAAAGGCGCGCCCGCTCCTTCGAGCACGAGCTCGGCGCGACGATAGGGGCTGGTCGGATCGTTTTCGACGCCATAAGCGGTTTGAAACACGATCTTCACCTGCCGATCCGCGGCGAAGCGAATGAACGGCTCGAGGAACTCGACGTTATTCAGCCGCCCAGCTGGAATAATCAGGAAGGCGCGATCGACGTCTTCGAAAGCGGCCGGATAAGTCGAGGATTCGGTCAGATCGAAGCGAACGACTTCCGCTCTGGCCACGGGTCTTCCCGAGCGCGAGGCGGCCTTCACGGCATGGCCGTTGGCGAGGAGCCTCTCGACGAGATAGGCGCCGGTGTTGCCCGTCGCGCCGGTGACGAGGATTTTCTTGGACATTTGCATCATTCCATGAGCTTGCGATGCGCAGCGACACGTGCGGAGCCATGCCGAAAGTCTCACGACTCTCGCGCTGCTGCGGGATCATGTCGGAAGGGAAGCGGGTTACGCCTGTCGATGCGCCGAGACGGAGCGATCGCGCTCATGGTCGCGTTGCGCGGACTCAGCAGCCGAGAGTCCGGGACTGGATCGATGGAATTTCAGGAGTTTCATGCGGACACACCTTTCCTGTCGTTTGGAAAGGGATGTGTCGGAAGGGGCTCGATGACGAGCGCACCTAATTACGAGCGTGTAAGCGCCACCCGGACTACCAACCGGGCCGTGACTTTCACACATCCACGCTCAAAGCGTCTCACAGAAGCGTCTCTGCGTCAACTTTTCGCAATTTGTCTTCACGTCAGGCTCCTCTTCATCGCTATCGGACGGCGCCGAAGATAGAGGAAGAAGGCCACGGCTACGCCGACCATCTGCAGGACATAGACCGGCAGCAAGCGCATGAAGGTCATGCCGACCGAGAAGGGAAACCGTGAAACCCAGTGCTCGCCGTGGTCGCCCGTGACGGTGACGATCCCGACGAAATAGCCGGCGTCTGGAAAAACATGCTCGAAATTGATGGTCCCGGTCGGATAGACCCGAGGCGATTTGTAAGCGACGGTGACGGCGTCGATGTCTTCCTTCTCTTCGCGGCCGGTGTCCTTGACGATACGAATCCCGATCGCCATGCCGCGCAGTTCATCCTGTTCTGCGTCCAGCGCGATGATCGCGTGGCCTGTCGACGGAATATCGAGGCAGTACTCCGAGCGCGAGGCGTCCGGCGAGTAGCTGGCGAGATTCATGACGTCGGGACCGACAAAAATCTGGCATCGGCTTTCCCATTTCGCGCCATGGGCGGACGCCGGAGCGATAAAGGCTGGAGATGTCAACAGCAAAATGGCTGCGCCGGCCAGGGCTCGAACGAGCGACTGAGAGGGACGCGTCCGCGTCGACGGCCGGGAACGGACGCGGGCGCCTTTGGAGGTCAGGATTCGTCCGCGAGGCATGTCGTCGATCGTCCTTCTTCGCTTTCTGATGGGGAGGCCTGCGATTGAGTGGGCCCCGCATTCTGCAGCAAAATGTGATCCGGCTGCAACCTACAGCCGCGCTAGAGTCGATGGCGGCGCCTCACCTGCCGCGCGACGCGACAGGCGGCCGCCTGATCCAGCCCCACAGCACGAACAGCGATAGGCCGAGGAGAGGAAGATTCATCGACAAAGCGTTCGTCTCGCCGCGCATGATATGGAAGCCGATCGCCAAGACTTGG includes:
- a CDS encoding SDR family oxidoreductase translates to MSKKILVTGATGNTGAYLVERLLANGHAVKAASRSGRPVARAEVVRFDLTESSTYPAAFEDVDRAFLIIPAGRLNNVEFLEPFIRFAADRQVKIVFQTAYGVENDPTSPYRRAELVLEGAGAPFTILRPNWFSDNFHTFWLPAIRHGIVAVPAGDSKSSFVDTRDIADSAFAALTSSRFDGRGFTLTGPEALGYAEAAAILAKAIGRPVEYDPVSDTQFIAILTGAGMPEDYAAHLADLFAMARKGWTAAVTDDVQELTGKPARSLAVYAADNRAKFLG